A window of Dehalococcoidia bacterium contains these coding sequences:
- a CDS encoding response regulator transcription factor — protein MVWEAEEYESILQELERLAPDLLILSLPECGIELISLLETLSQRFPGTRKLLVAPEPGVPGTLPQLFRAGLRSYVVDEDVSSIYHAAIAVIEGGYWLSQCIADKMLQEVAFTQPVALAPGGFTPREQKIFCLMGRGLSNTEIAQSLGISERTVRFHLRHILDKLGVATRTEAIIRALFDRRD, from the coding sequence GTGGTATGGGAGGCTGAAGAGTACGAAAGTATTCTTCAGGAGCTTGAGAGATTGGCCCCGGACCTTCTCATCTTGAGTTTACCGGAATGTGGCATAGAGCTAATCTCTTTGCTGGAGACGTTGTCCCAACGCTTCCCCGGCACCCGCAAGCTCCTGGTTGCCCCCGAGCCCGGTGTTCCGGGTACACTCCCTCAACTGTTCAGAGCCGGGCTTAGAAGTTACGTGGTGGATGAGGATGTTTCCTCTATATATCATGCGGCCATTGCTGTGATCGAGGGCGGCTACTGGCTGAGCCAGTGCATCGCCGATAAGATGCTTCAGGAAGTGGCCTTCACCCAGCCTGTTGCCTTGGCTCCCGGCGGATTTACTCCCAGAGAGCAAAAAATCTTCTGTCTGATGGGCAGGGGATTGTCTAATACAGAGATTGCCCAATCGTTGGGCATCAGCGAGCGGACTGTTCGTTTCCACTTGCGGCACATTCTGGATAAACTGGGCGTTGCCACCCGCACCGAAGCCATCATCCGGGCCCTCTTTGACCGGAGAGACTAA